One window from the genome of Grus americana isolate bGruAme1 chromosome 2, bGruAme1.mat, whole genome shotgun sequence encodes:
- the FAM171A1 gene encoding protein FAM171A1 isoform X3, with amino-acid sequence MSRSAALLLCLLGCNVWKAVTKTLGAPEAAQVFSSLSLGLLPERSATLMVYDDVVQIVSGFQGARTQPQVHFQRRSVKLPENTSYSDLTAYLTAASSPWEVDSFPYLQGLDGNGTGNSTRYDLTPVTAVSVHLLNSDGTPIPVNGPIYVTVPLPTNSNLKHNANVPAWRFDQKFGTWLKSSLGLVQQEGNQLTWTYIAPQLGYWVAAMSPTMPGPVVTHDITSYHTMFLLAILGGMALILLVLLCLLLYYCRRKCLRPRQHHKKLQLSTALDTSKKDQATSMSHINLIFSRRESEFPGGLSVASNGHTENSGAKELISAVHMEMVSPSGEADMHTPMLKHSFSTSQEFSSREELLSDKEKDKSRISLDDLTPSGSLRKDYHKSADSFPLKPRKSTETAEGYESPIKDEYRRSYNAMLSQPLFEKQEREIQVSMNHIATGSKYNIQEQIYPTPSAPEKELLDCRPTDCMMSRSVDHLERPTSFPRPGQLICCNSVDQVNDSVYRKVLPALVIPGHYMKLPGDHPFVSQPLVVPADQQIDIERLQAELPNPHARLFPHPPQQLQPQQLASQAISQQHLQDAGAAEWSQQNASMSESISIPASLNDASLAQMNSEVQLLTEKALMELGGGKPLPHPRAWFVSLDGRSNAHVRHSYIDLQRAGRNGSNDASLDSGVDMNEPKSARKGRGEHLSVPQSHPPVQEHQQRERKVSDSTAYTQLVYLDDMDQSGSECGTAVCSPEDNALRCLLEGTGKRSGVQLPSLQEETRTVDTKPEPLTSPEHGTSVQDEEEDEEDEEDDQGEDKKSPWQKREERPLMTFNLK; translated from the exons TGTTCTCCTCACTGAGTCTCGGCCTTCTTCCTGAGCGCTCAGCTACTCTGATGGTCTATGATGATGTAGTCCAGATTGTCTCAGGATTTCAAG gtGCACGGACTCAGCCACAAGTTCACTTTCAGAGAAGATCTGTGAAGTTACCAGAGAACACTAGCTACAGTGATTTGACAGCATATCTGACTGCAGCCAGTTCACCCTGGGAAGTGGACAGTTTTCCTTATTTGCAGGGATTAGATGGAAATGGAACAG GAAACAGCACTAGGTATGACCTCACCCCTGTCACTGCAGTCAGTGTTCATCTCCTCAACAGCGATGGGACTCCAATCCCCGTGAATGGCCCCATCTATGTAACAGTGCCTCTGCCAACAAACAGCAACTTGAAGCACAATGCAAACGTTCCAGCATGGAGGTTTGACCAAAAATTTG GGACATGGCTGAAGAGTAGTTTGGGCCTTGTACAACAAGAAGGAAATCAGTTGACTTGGACTTATATTGCACCTCAGCTGGGCTACTGGGTTGCAGCTATGTCACCTACTATGCCAG GTCCCGTTGTAACACACGACATTACCAGCTATCACACAATGTTTCTTTTGGCAATTTTAGGCGGGATGGCTCTCATACTTCTAGTCTTGCTGTGTCTCCTTTTGTATTATTGCAG aagaaaatgtttaagaCCACGTCAGCATCACAAGAAACTGCAACTTTCCACAGCACTGGACACTTCTAAGAAGGATCAAGCAACCTCTATGTCCCatataaatttaatattttcacgTCGCGAGTCAGAATTTCCTGGTGGGCTGTCTGTTGCTAGCAATGGACACACTGAAAACTCAGGTGCAAAGGAATTAATCAGTGCTGTCCACATGGAGATGGTATCACCTAGTGGAGAAGCAGATATGCATACACCTATGCTCAAACACTCATTCAGTACTTCCCAGGAGTTTAGCTCCCGAGAGGAACTGCTCTCTGACAAGGAGAAAGACAAGAGCAGAATTTCCTTGGATGACCTGACTCCCAGCGGGTCTCTGAGAAAAGACTACCACAAATCAGCAGATAGTTTTCCTTTAAAGCCAAGAAAATCTACAGAAACAGCTGAAGGCTATGAGTCCCCTATCAAAGACGAGTATAGGAGAAGTTACAATGCTATGCTGTCTCAGCCtttatttgaaaagcaagagagagaaattcaaGTATCTATGAACCATATTGCTACTGGAAGTAAATACAATATTCAGGAACAAATATACCCCACACCTTCAGCCCCTGAAAAAGAGCTGCTGGACTGCAGACCTACTGATTGTATGATGTCTCGTTCAGTTGATCACCTTGAAAGACCTACATCTTTCCCTCGACCAGGTCAGTTAATCTGCTGCAATTCCGTTGACCAAGTCAATGACAGTGTTTACAGAAAAGTTTTGCCTGCATTGGTCATCCCAGGTCATTACATGAAATTGCCAGGAGACCACCCTTTTGTTAGCCAGCCACTGGTTGTCCCAGCTGACCAGCAGATTGATATAGAAAGACTTCAGGCTGAGCTTCCTAACCCCCATGCACGGCTTTTTCCACACCCTCCGCAACAGCTGCAACCCCAACAGTTAGCATCCCAAGCAATATCTCAGCAACATTTGCAAGACGCAGGTGCAGCTGAGTGGAGTCAGCAGAATGCTTCTATGTCTGAATCTATTTCCATTCCTGCCTCACTTAATGATGCATCCCTGGCTCAAATGAATAGTGAAGTGCAGCTTCTTACAGAAAAGGCTTTGATGGAATTAGGAGGTGGAAAGCCATTGCCTCATCCTCGAGCATGGTTTGTTTCTCTAGATGGACGTTCAAATGCTCATGTTAGACATTCATACATCGATCTCCAAAGAGCTGGTAGGAACGGGAGTAACGATGCCAGTTTGGACTCTGGTGTTGACATGAATGAACCAAAATCTGCCcgaaagggaagaggagaacaTCTGTCTGTGCCACAGAGTCACCCACCAGTGCAAGAGCACCAGCAGAGAGAGCGGAAGGTTTCAGATAGCACAGCTTACACACAGCTTGTGTACTTGGATGATATGGACCAAAGTGGCAGCGAGTGTGGAACAGCAGTTTGTAGCCCTGAGGACAATGCTCTACGATGCCTACTAGAAGGCACTGGTAAGAGAAGTGGTGtgcagctgcccagcctgcaggagGAAACAAGAACTGTGGACACCAAACCAGAGCCATTAACTAGTCCTGAACATGGAACATCAGTTcaagatgaggaggaggatgaggaggatgaggaagatgaCCAAGGTGAAGATAAGAAGAGTCCTTGGCAGAAACGAGAGGAAAGACCACTAATGACTTTCAATCTAAAGTGA